A genome region from Brevinematales bacterium includes the following:
- a CDS encoding NADH-quinone oxidoreductase subunit M, with translation MIWSDYILFLNIAVPVGVGIISLLFFGWAKKVQWILFALTVAAQAFFAITMFGAPAHSETISLPITVMNLNQLELTVRNGGLGMLFFLITAIVTVVISLFSLSYNDKAHATGIAPLWTMLMGANAGIFFSGDWVTFLLAWELMGWTSFFIISHGRERSGKAGMYYFAQSLVGTAALLAFVFIGVANTGSFAVKNTIAFYTGQWAANPGLVTVAAILLVLTFFTKSAVFPFFMWPSKAHAEAPDDFSAFLSGIMIKYGVFGMIVFLLPLFAGYNGPMVFDSPVFLFVLGCIGMFTALWGTLHAIRENDMKRLMAHSTVSNIGFILTALSVNTALGIAAAVFHTFNHMVFKSSIFLSMGSVKYRTGERDMHKLGGMAYKMPLSFFVFLLGIIAAAGIPPMSGFASKWMVFQAMFEKQWLLPAIVGFFASTAAFLYLYRGLHSIYLGQLSPRFKDVKEAPFLQAAAQGILMLGVFAVGLFPGLVLIPVNNTLAELGMKPLALDLSNITGVTSSLNITSVGLAFIGAFALVFVLFLIGKKRRYVGMMDTYTSGETPSDWGVNEDKLHYAYNFYEPIEKFFEPFLNGFSMDKLFTRIAHEAKRLSNAVQKWFNSPQVGIILLGVLAVLALVLGRLL, from the coding sequence ATGATCTGGTCGGATTACATCCTCTTTTTAAATATCGCCGTGCCCGTCGGGGTAGGCATTATATCGCTTTTATTTTTCGGATGGGCGAAAAAAGTCCAATGGATACTATTCGCGCTCACGGTCGCCGCGCAGGCGTTCTTCGCGATTACGATGTTCGGCGCGCCGGCGCACTCCGAGACGATCTCCCTGCCGATAACCGTGATGAACCTGAACCAACTCGAACTGACGGTACGGAACGGCGGACTAGGGATGCTTTTCTTCCTGATTACCGCGATAGTGACCGTCGTGATATCGCTGTTTTCGCTGTCCTACAACGATAAAGCCCATGCCACCGGTATCGCTCCGTTATGGACGATGCTGATGGGGGCGAACGCGGGGATATTTTTCTCCGGGGACTGGGTGACCTTCCTCCTGGCGTGGGAATTGATGGGATGGACGTCGTTCTTCATTATCTCGCACGGGCGCGAGCGTTCCGGGAAGGCGGGTATGTACTACTTCGCGCAATCCCTTGTCGGCACCGCCGCGCTATTGGCGTTCGTGTTTATCGGGGTGGCGAATACCGGCTCGTTCGCGGTGAAAAATACCATCGCGTTCTATACCGGGCAATGGGCGGCCAATCCGGGGCTAGTAACTGTCGCCGCAATATTGCTCGTTCTGACATTTTTTACCAAATCGGCGGTATTCCCGTTCTTCATGTGGCCGTCGAAAGCCCACGCGGAGGCGCCGGACGATTTCTCGGCGTTCCTCTCGGGTATTATGATAAAATACGGCGTATTCGGTATGATTGTCTTTCTCCTGCCGCTCTTCGCGGGGTATAACGGGCCGATGGTATTCGACTCGCCTGTGTTCCTGTTCGTTCTGGGGTGCATCGGGATGTTCACCGCGCTGTGGGGGACTCTCCATGCCATCCGCGAGAACGATATGAAGCGGCTGATGGCGCATTCCACCGTATCGAACATCGGGTTTATACTGACCGCGTTATCGGTCAATACGGCGCTCGGTATCGCCGCCGCCGTCTTCCATACGTTCAATCACATGGTATTCAAGAGCAGTATCTTCCTCTCGATGGGTTCGGTCAAGTACCGCACCGGAGAGCGGGATATGCATAAATTGGGCGGTATGGCGTACAAGATGCCGCTGTCGTTCTTCGTGTTCCTGCTGGGCATTATCGCCGCCGCGGGCATCCCCCCGATGAGCGGGTTCGCGTCGAAATGGATGGTGTTTCAGGCGATGTTCGAGAAGCAGTGGCTCCTTCCCGCGATAGTCGGGTTCTTCGCGTCGACCGCGGCATTCCTCTATCTTTACCGCGGCCTGCACTCGATCTACCTCGGGCAGCTCTCGCCGCGCTTCAAGGACGTGAAGGAAGCCCCGTTCCTGCAGGCGGCCGCGCAGGGTATCCTGATGCTCGGCGTTTTCGCGGTGGGGCTATTCCCCGGACTGGTGCTTATCCCTGTCAATAACACTCTCGCGGAGCTCGGGATGAAGCCGCTCGCTCTGGATTTATCCAATATAACCGGAGTCACGAGTTCGCTGAATATCACCTCGGTAGGATTGGCGTTCATCGGCGCGTTCGCGCTGGTGTTCGTCCTGTTCCTGATCGGGAAGAAGCGGCGGTATGTCGGTATGATGGACACCTACACGTCCGGCGAAACCCCGTCAGACTGGGGCGTCAACGAGGATAAACTGCATTATGCGTATAACTTTTACGAACCGATAGAGAAGTTCTTCGAACCGTTCCTGAACGGGTTCTCGATGGATAAACTGTTCACGCGTATCGCGCATGAGGCAAAACGCCTCAGTAACGCGGTACAGAAATGGTTCAACAGCCCGCAGGTTGGGATTATCCTGCTCGGTGTTCTCGCGGTACTCGCATTGGTGCTCGGGAGGCTGTTATGA